The proteins below are encoded in one region of Diorhabda carinulata isolate Delta chromosome 3, icDioCari1.1, whole genome shotgun sequence:
- the LOC130891355 gene encoding uncharacterized protein LOC130891355 produces MSYVNKRTRVFQNQNDLQIVRARSEGRMKTYQSAQDVRAWSDITEERRQYILDYHSKPRLGLHSVEIVPVEYLVESIAAFKDEKIKQLLQRIDYLEKMIDLYNQLDLTNEQKQKLDELVKAHELEPYSS; encoded by the exons ATGAGTTACGTTAACAAAAGGACAAGAGTGTTTCAGAATCAAAACGATTTACAAATAGTACGAGCAAGATCAGAAGGTCGCATGAAAACGTATCAATCAGCACAAGACGTAAGAGCATGGAGCGATATTACAGAGGAAAGGAGGCAGTATATTTTAGATTATCATTCCAAACCTAGGCTG GGTTTGCATTCGGTAGAAATAGTCCCTGTGGAATATTTAGTAGAATCGATAGCAGCTTTCAAAGATGAGAAAATAAAACAGCTCTTACAGAGAATAGATTATTTAGAAAAGATGATAGACTTATATAATCAGTTGGATTTAACAAACGAACAGAAGCAGAAATTGGATGAATTGGTAAAAGCTCATGAACTTGAACCTTATTCATCATAA
- the LOC130891562 gene encoding uncharacterized protein LOC130891562, protein MYVKIETERLTFIRLNQTKLRSEEYIHLRDAINTDGNAQNVGRMTILPATYIGSPRHMHEYAQDAMSYVRHYGTADLFITFTCNPQRIEIKQELFSGQSPIDRHDITARVFRQKLKSLMDFIVKHNVFGETRCWMYSVEWQKRGLPHAHILIWLVEKIRPNEVDAVISAEIPDVQVDPGLHEVVIKHMIHGPCGTLNQNSPCMMDGKCSKRYPRTLISETITGNDGYPLYRRRSIADNGKSTIVKLNQQDIEIDNRWIVPYSPILSKTFKAHINVESCHSVKSINYICKYVTKGSDMAVIGIGAENSNDEVTQYQMGRYVSSNEAVWRIFSFPIHERHPSVVHLAVHLENGQRVYLTTQNAVQRAAQPPSTTLTSFFETCQNDDFAQTLLYSEMPKYYTWNQSSRRFIRRKQGKPVPGYTDKVQRNEIKGIKERKMTL, encoded by the exons atgtatgttaaaattgaaacggAGAGATTAACATTCATCAGGTTGAATCAAACCAAACTCCGATCTGAAGAGTATATTCACCTTCGAGATGCGATTAATACTGATGGAAATGCACAGAATGTCGGTCGGATGACTATTCTTCCAGCAACATACATCGGAAGCCCTCGGCATATGCATGAATATGCTCAAGATGCCATGTCGTATGTTCGTCATTATGGTACAGCAGATTTGTTCATCACATTTACATGCAATCCGCAAAGGATAGAAATCAAGCAGGAGTTATTCTCTGGGCAATCACCCATTGATCGTCATGATATTACAGCCAGAGTCTTTAGACAaaagttgaaatcattaatGGATTTCATCGTAAAACATAATGTGTTTGGTGAGACACGCTGCTGGATGTATTCTGTGGAGTGGCAGAAACGAGGATTGCCACATGCACACATTTTGATTTGGTTGGTTGAAAAGATAAGGCCAAATGAAGTTGATGCAGTGATATCAGCTGAAATCCCTGATGTACAAGTAGATCCTGGATTACATGAGGTAGTTATCAAACACATGATACATGGTCCCTGTGGAACTCTTAATCAAAATTCACCGTGTATGATGGATGGTAAATGTTCAAAACGATATCCACGGACATTAATATCGGAAACAATTACTGGTAATGACGGTTATCCATTGTATCGTCGCAGATCGATAGCAGACAATGGAAAAtcaacaattgtcaaattaaatcaacaagatattgaaatagataatcGTTGGATTGTTCCATATTCACCCATTTTATCAAAGACATTCAAAGCACACATCAACGTTGAATCTTGCCATTcagtgaaatcaattaattacaTTTGCAAATATGTAACCAAAGGGAGTGATATGGCTGTGATTGGAATTGGTGCAGAGAATTCCAATGATGAAGTTACCCAATACCAAATGGGCCGCTATGTCAGTAGTAATGAAGCAGTTtggcgaatattttcttttcctattcatGAGAGACACCCTTCTGTTGTTCACTTAGCTgtgcatttagaaaatggacaaaGAGTGTATTTAACAACACAGAACGCAGTACAAAGAGCTGCTCAGCCACCATCTACTACATTAACCAGTTTTTTTGAGACATGCCAAAACGATGATTTCGCACAAACATTGCTATATTCtgaaatgccaaaatattataCCTGGAATCAATCCTCAAGGAGATTTATACGAcggaaacaaggaaaaccaGTTCCAGGATATACAGAT AAAGTTCAAAGGAATGAAATAAAGGgtattaaagaaagaaaaatgacattgtaa